From one Nocardioides scoriae genomic stretch:
- the folK gene encoding 2-amino-4-hydroxy-6-hydroxymethyldihydropteridine diphosphokinase, with protein MTESPNPNIVDADSLTGEMHPIRRGVISIGSNLGERRHNLQGALDSLADTPEVWVTDVSPVYETEPVDSPEGVRDYLNAVVLLDTTLSAQMLLERALAVEAAYGRERTDAVNEARTLDVDLIVLGDRRSDEPHLRLPHPRAGERAFVLVPWLDVEPDAEIPGVGPVAELVEKTGRDGVRLREDITLEVQ; from the coding sequence GTGACCGAGTCCCCGAACCCGAACATCGTCGACGCCGACAGCCTCACCGGCGAGATGCACCCGATCCGTCGCGGCGTGATCTCCATCGGCAGCAACCTCGGCGAGCGCCGCCACAACCTCCAGGGCGCCCTCGACTCGCTCGCGGACACCCCCGAGGTGTGGGTCACCGACGTCTCGCCGGTCTACGAGACCGAGCCGGTCGACTCGCCCGAGGGCGTGCGCGACTACCTCAACGCCGTCGTGCTGCTCGACACGACGCTCTCGGCCCAGATGCTGCTCGAGCGGGCGCTGGCCGTCGAGGCGGCCTACGGCCGCGAGCGCACCGACGCCGTCAACGAGGCCCGCACCCTCGACGTCGACCTCATCGTGCTCGGCGACCGCCGCTCCGACGAGCCCCACCTGCGGCTCCCGCACCCGCGCGCCGGCGAGCGCGCCTTCGTGCTGGTGCCGTGGCTCGACGTCGAGCCCGACGCCGAGATCCCCGGCGTGGGCCCGGTGGCCGAGCTGGTCGAGAAGACCGGTCGCGACGGCGTGCGCCTGCGCGAGGACATCACCCTCGAGGTGCAGTAG
- a CDS encoding ABC transporter permease, which produces MSVLQLTGQLTGQLTGQLTGQAASSSPWAFFSYFLDNRARTLDWLWAHTWLSVVPVVVGLLLALPLGWVARRYSFVYPPMMSITGILYTIPSIALFVLIPPLLGLDPLTPLQVPIALSLYSTALLVRVVADGLAAVPTETVQAATALGYRPVGRFFTVELPIAVPVITAGLRVAIVANVSIVAVAGTIGMTNLGLLFDEGFKLSVSEPYYPPIVLGIVLCVLLALVLDALVVALDRALTPWRRAVTR; this is translated from the coding sequence ATGAGCGTCCTCCAGCTGACGGGCCAGCTCACGGGCCAGCTCACGGGCCAGCTCACGGGTCAGGCGGCCAGCTCCTCGCCCTGGGCCTTCTTCAGCTACTTCCTCGACAACCGCGCTCGCACGCTCGACTGGCTGTGGGCCCACACCTGGCTCTCGGTCGTGCCGGTCGTGGTCGGCCTGCTGCTCGCGCTGCCGCTGGGCTGGGTGGCGCGCCGCTACTCCTTCGTCTACCCGCCGATGATGTCGATCACCGGCATCCTCTACACGATCCCCTCCATCGCGCTGTTCGTGCTGATCCCGCCGCTGCTGGGCCTCGACCCGCTCACCCCGCTCCAGGTCCCGATCGCGCTGAGCCTCTACTCGACCGCCCTGCTGGTGCGCGTGGTCGCCGACGGGCTGGCCGCGGTGCCGACCGAGACCGTGCAGGCGGCCACGGCACTGGGCTACCGCCCGGTGGGTCGCTTCTTCACCGTCGAGCTGCCCATCGCGGTCCCGGTCATCACCGCCGGGCTGCGGGTCGCGATCGTGGCCAACGTCAGCATCGTCGCGGTCGCCGGCACCATCGGCATGACCAACCTCGGGCTGCTCTTCGACGAGGGCTTCAAGCTCTCGGTCAGCGAGCCCTACTACCCGCCGATCGTGCTCGGCATCGTGCTGTGCGTGCTGCTCGCGCTGGTCCTCGACGCGCTCGTGGTGGCGCTCGACCGGGCGCTGACCCCCTGGCGACGGGCGGTCACGCGATGA
- a CDS encoding acyltransferase family protein yields MSTSPSRPRLAALDGLRLVAALAVLAFHYVGVKVPYWGVPSSVEFPGLNEVARYGYLGVNVFFAISGFVILMTAYDRSIESFAASRVARLFPAYWAVVVMTAVLQQFWTEGRNPSFSDALVNLTMTQEAYDVVNVQGAFWTLWIELKFYLLIGTFILVGMTRRRVLAFAVLWPLLGQIAAVTGSGFLNSLLIPTYAPYFAAGMLLYLLFRERHDVTTWLALLLNWVLCVRQAMAYGDRASDLVGAPVVPLVSALVVTGGLLAILVCSVGVVSRISWRWLTFAGALTYPLYLVHGQLGFFLIDTLQPDMGSYAVLAIATAASLVLAYLVHVVVEKPLSPRLRRAVAASLEQESSPR; encoded by the coding sequence TCTCGACGGCCTGCGCCTGGTCGCCGCCCTCGCGGTGCTCGCCTTCCACTACGTCGGCGTGAAGGTGCCCTACTGGGGGGTGCCGTCGTCGGTGGAGTTCCCCGGGCTCAACGAGGTCGCGCGCTACGGCTACCTCGGGGTCAACGTCTTCTTCGCCATCAGCGGCTTCGTGATCCTGATGACGGCCTACGACCGCAGCATCGAGTCGTTCGCGGCCTCGCGGGTCGCCCGGCTGTTCCCGGCGTACTGGGCCGTGGTGGTGATGACCGCGGTGCTGCAGCAGTTCTGGACCGAGGGCCGCAACCCCAGCTTCAGCGACGCCCTGGTCAACCTGACCATGACGCAGGAGGCCTACGACGTGGTCAACGTCCAGGGCGCCTTCTGGACGCTGTGGATCGAGCTGAAGTTCTACCTGCTCATCGGCACCTTCATCCTGGTCGGGATGACCCGGCGCCGGGTGCTGGCCTTCGCGGTGCTGTGGCCGCTGCTCGGCCAGATCGCCGCCGTCACCGGCAGCGGCTTCCTCAACTCGCTGCTGATCCCGACCTACGCCCCCTACTTCGCCGCCGGGATGCTGCTCTACCTGCTCTTCCGGGAGCGCCACGACGTGACCACGTGGCTGGCGCTGCTGCTCAACTGGGTGCTGTGCGTGCGCCAGGCGATGGCGTACGGCGACCGCGCCAGCGACCTCGTCGGCGCCCCCGTCGTCCCGCTCGTCTCGGCCCTGGTGGTGACCGGCGGACTGCTGGCCATCCTGGTCTGCAGCGTCGGCGTGGTCTCGCGGATCTCCTGGCGCTGGCTCACCTTCGCCGGCGCGCTGACCTACCCGCTCTACCTCGTCCACGGCCAGCTCGGCTTCTTCCTCATCGACACGCTGCAGCCCGACATGGGCAGCTACGCGGTGCTGGCCATCGCCACGGCGGCCAGCCTCGTGCTGGCCTACCTCGTGCACGTCGTGGTCGAGAAGCCGCTCTCCCCCCGCCTGCGGCGGGCGGTCGCGGCGTCCCTCGAGCAGGAAAGCTCCCCACGCTGA
- a CDS encoding DUF3180 domain-containing protein translates to MSSRGPDPGPDGEDPGGTVRTTGPAPLVVLGVLGLVGGWSLRVVSLRTGRAEPDVGWLSLVLLVVATLLLGGTALLTRRVVRRDRGALPHHTAVNRLVLGKACALVGALLLGGYAGYAVAQLGVGDPAATTRLWRSGLGVLGALGVTVTALLLEHACRVPGRRR, encoded by the coding sequence GTGAGCTCCCGCGGACCCGACCCGGGCCCCGACGGCGAGGACCCGGGCGGGACCGTGCGCACCACGGGGCCGGCGCCCCTGGTCGTGCTCGGGGTGCTGGGCCTGGTGGGTGGCTGGTCGCTGCGGGTGGTCTCGCTGCGCACCGGCCGCGCCGAGCCCGACGTCGGCTGGCTCTCGCTGGTCCTGCTGGTCGTCGCCACGCTGCTGCTGGGCGGTACGGCGCTGCTCACCCGGCGCGTCGTGCGCCGCGACCGCGGGGCGCTGCCGCACCACACGGCCGTCAACCGGCTGGTCCTCGGCAAGGCCTGCGCCCTGGTCGGCGCGCTGCTGCTGGGCGGGTACGCCGGCTACGCCGTCGCCCAGCTCGGCGTCGGCGACCCCGCCGCCACGACCCGGCTGTGGCGCTCGGGCCTGGGCGTCCTGGGGGCCCTCGGCGTGACCGTCACCGCGCTGCTCCTGGAGCACGCGTGTCGCGTCCCGGGCCGTCGGCGCTAG
- a CDS encoding CDP-glycerol glycerophosphotransferase family protein codes for MTPEWTPDAVGLHRWRGKARRRAARLRRRLQAHHPEVSLVVVLDGPVAPARDVLTSACAQSGPRLEVVAVVADARLLALAEAVAERDERVRIVEVPGSDRARARTMGAVAATAPWLLFLAPGTELLPGAVAALAQARGEGPWAVLGGLERRGPVPGGEAPPAWARTPLLARVLVDRDAWARCLDDGEPDGQTAATAVLSLGHAVVAASVVRDLAGRGADADAWTSTSPDPWAELSARVARDRAGLALLERPDQLRDRRLRAAGALERDLPPVLAAAELLPDRGWALLHHHAAELLEVAGDELATVPAAVRAAAGLAAEDRRDDLVALVARLRADAGEPPTRVEDGRVLAVTGGPDLTEAETGVDAEVREQVEAGGVLEVRVRAALRRVEAEAPVARVRLVGTGGEELGDLEVVRGAPDLVVRVPTERLGEARWHVEVTLEDRGVRRTGTARGTVAREAVRRETVRPPEPDPWHRALGEEADPHVQRRLREQVRAGAHDLDPTLVLLDAGDAEGRGRGEGTGDVVAVGLELARRLPDARVRWVVADPTAAVPAGAEPVVHRSAAWHAALATAAWVVTDRADVVGPLPDGRDDLDDWFVPRPGQQVVFTGAGHPSRAAGLPRWRRQDRVPSHVAQLLAVTSARWTTALVPVPELEQTLRDSWAYDGPVVAVGAPRLDAVLAPDRDDHRRAVRARLGVEEQQVAVLWATTCRDDVTGECLSASGGPGPDPARVARELGPDHVLLLLGPRCARHAAAGPGVRLVDLATHPDLALDLAGVVLASDVGVLDWSPLRFDLAAAGRPVVLWVPDLDDHVETDGLAFDLARSTAGPLVRTTEEVLGALADPAGLRRTWDSRRRELVGFFDRLDDGGATARVVDALLAPGPGGPA; via the coding sequence ATGACCCCTGAGTGGACGCCTGACGCCGTCGGCCTGCACCGCTGGCGCGGCAAGGCCCGTCGCCGGGCGGCCCGCCTGCGCCGCCGGCTGCAGGCCCACCACCCCGAGGTCAGCCTCGTCGTCGTGCTCGACGGCCCGGTCGCCCCGGCCCGCGACGTGCTCACGTCGGCCTGCGCGCAGTCCGGCCCCCGCCTCGAGGTGGTCGCCGTGGTGGCCGACGCGCGGCTGCTCGCGCTGGCGGAGGCCGTGGCGGAGCGCGACGAGCGGGTCCGGATCGTCGAGGTGCCCGGGTCGGACCGGGCACGGGCCCGCACGATGGGCGCGGTCGCGGCCACCGCGCCCTGGCTGCTGTTCCTCGCGCCCGGCACCGAACTGCTGCCCGGCGCGGTGGCCGCCCTGGCTCAGGCCCGCGGCGAGGGGCCGTGGGCGGTCCTCGGGGGCCTCGAGCGACGCGGTCCGGTGCCCGGCGGCGAGGCCCCGCCCGCCTGGGCACGCACACCGCTGCTGGCCCGCGTCCTGGTCGACCGCGACGCCTGGGCGCGCTGCCTCGACGACGGCGAGCCGGACGGTCAGACCGCGGCCACCGCCGTGCTCAGCCTGGGCCACGCCGTGGTCGCGGCGAGCGTCGTCCGCGACCTCGCCGGACGCGGTGCCGACGCCGACGCGTGGACCAGCACGTCGCCCGACCCCTGGGCGGAGCTGTCGGCCCGGGTCGCGCGCGACCGCGCGGGCCTGGCCCTGCTGGAGCGGCCCGACCAGCTCCGCGACCGCCGCCTGCGCGCGGCGGGGGCGCTGGAGCGCGACCTGCCGCCCGTGCTGGCCGCTGCCGAGCTGCTGCCCGACCGCGGCTGGGCGCTGCTCCACCACCACGCCGCCGAGCTGCTCGAGGTGGCCGGCGACGAGCTCGCGACCGTGCCCGCCGCGGTGCGGGCGGCTGCGGGGCTCGCGGCCGAGGACCGCCGCGACGACCTGGTCGCCCTCGTGGCCCGGCTGCGCGCCGACGCGGGCGAGCCCCCGACCCGGGTGGAGGACGGACGGGTGCTGGCCGTCACGGGAGGGCCCGACCTGACCGAGGCCGAGACCGGCGTCGACGCCGAGGTCCGCGAGCAGGTCGAGGCCGGCGGGGTGCTCGAGGTGCGGGTGCGCGCTGCCCTGCGCCGGGTGGAGGCCGAGGCCCCGGTCGCCCGGGTGCGGCTCGTCGGCACCGGGGGAGAGGAGCTGGGGGACCTCGAGGTGGTCCGCGGAGCACCCGACCTGGTCGTGCGGGTCCCGACCGAGCGGCTCGGCGAGGCCCGGTGGCACGTCGAGGTCACCCTCGAGGACCGCGGCGTGCGCCGCACCGGCACCGCCCGCGGCACGGTGGCGCGCGAGGCCGTGCGCCGCGAGACCGTCCGGCCGCCCGAGCCGGACCCCTGGCACCGCGCGCTCGGCGAGGAGGCCGACCCGCACGTCCAGCGCCGGCTGCGCGAGCAGGTCCGGGCAGGAGCCCACGACCTCGACCCCACCCTGGTGCTCCTCGACGCCGGCGACGCCGAGGGGCGTGGCCGGGGCGAGGGCACCGGCGACGTGGTCGCCGTGGGGCTCGAGCTGGCCCGCCGGCTGCCGGACGCGCGGGTGCGGTGGGTGGTGGCCGACCCCACGGCCGCGGTCCCGGCCGGCGCGGAGCCCGTGGTGCACCGCAGCGCCGCCTGGCACGCCGCGCTCGCCACGGCCGCCTGGGTGGTCACCGACCGCGCCGACGTCGTCGGCCCCCTGCCGGACGGCCGCGACGACCTCGACGACTGGTTCGTGCCCCGTCCCGGCCAGCAGGTCGTCTTCACCGGCGCCGGCCACCCCAGCCGGGCGGCCGGCCTGCCGCGGTGGCGCCGCCAGGACCGCGTGCCGAGCCACGTCGCCCAGCTGCTGGCCGTCACCTCGGCCCGCTGGACCACCGCGCTGGTCCCCGTCCCCGAGCTCGAGCAGACCCTGCGCGACTCCTGGGCGTACGACGGCCCGGTGGTCGCCGTGGGAGCGCCGCGGCTCGACGCCGTCCTCGCGCCGGACCGCGACGACCACCGGCGGGCGGTGCGCGCGCGGCTGGGCGTCGAGGAGCAGCAGGTCGCGGTCCTGTGGGCCACCACCTGCCGCGACGACGTCACGGGCGAGTGCCTCTCGGCCAGCGGCGGCCCCGGCCCCGACCCGGCCCGGGTGGCCCGGGAGCTCGGTCCCGACCACGTGCTGCTGCTGCTCGGGCCGCGCTGCGCCCGCCACGCGGCCGCCGGGCCGGGCGTCCGCCTGGTCGACCTCGCGACCCACCCGGACCTCGCCCTCGACCTGGCCGGCGTGGTGCTGGCCAGCGATGTCGGGGTGCTCGACTGGTCACCGCTGCGCTTCGACCTCGCGGCGGCGGGGCGCCCGGTGGTGCTGTGGGTGCCCGACCTCGACGACCACGTCGAGACCGACGGGCTCGCCTTCGACCTCGCGCGCTCCACCGCCGGGCCCCTGGTCCGCACCACCGAGGAGGTGCTGGGCGCGCTGGCCGACCCCGCCGGGCTGCGCCGCACGTGGGACTCCCGCCGTCGCGAGCTGGTCGGCTTCTTCGACCGGCTCGACGACGGCGGTGCGACCGCCCGGGTGGTCGACGCGCTGCTGGCGCCGGGTCCGGGCGGCCCCGCCTAG
- a CDS encoding endonuclease/exonuclease/phosphatase family protein, whose translation MTHSSSVRPARSRGPARARLGAGVGLLLSALVGGVLGAAPATPATAAAAPATDLRVGSFNLSNVTFDTSVGGDHRPWRERRDVVARQILGERLDVVGVQEANPSTIYQDRLVSGTTQFADLRNALNERGGNYALANSYSYNCERSNSSRNCVYVNRGSALSNRILYDTDTLSLVSQGSMKYSAQTAGKYERYLEWAVLRTRATGREFLFTNTHLDPYSTANRASQWKQAVNKAVQLQGGRPVIAVGDYNSTKYSTWAQQMLPYTKSKGFGDVVNQTYRTNPVTAPRAESTVNGWLNSFNRYTTDASVWSFSTKRTKSGNNIDWIFATNSLRVKQWEVVADVDPTTLRVRGTLPSDHNLVSATLVLP comes from the coding sequence ATGACCCACTCCTCGTCCGTCCGTCCCGCCCGCTCCCGCGGCCCTGCTCGGGCACGGCTCGGCGCCGGCGTCGGGCTGCTGCTCTCGGCCCTGGTCGGCGGGGTGCTGGGTGCCGCGCCCGCGACCCCCGCGACGGCGGCCGCCGCGCCGGCGACCGACCTGCGCGTGGGCAGCTTCAACCTGTCCAACGTCACCTTCGACACCTCGGTCGGCGGTGACCACCGCCCCTGGCGCGAGCGCCGCGACGTCGTCGCCCGGCAGATCCTCGGCGAGCGGCTCGACGTCGTGGGCGTCCAGGAGGCCAACCCCAGCACGATCTACCAGGACCGCCTCGTCAGCGGCACCACCCAGTTCGCCGACCTGCGCAACGCCCTCAACGAGCGCGGCGGCAACTACGCCCTGGCCAACAGCTACTCCTACAACTGCGAGCGCTCCAACAGCTCGCGCAACTGCGTCTACGTCAACCGCGGCAGCGCGCTGAGCAACCGGATCCTCTACGACACCGACACCCTCAGCCTGGTCAGCCAGGGCTCGATGAAGTACTCCGCCCAGACGGCCGGCAAGTACGAGCGCTACCTCGAGTGGGCCGTGCTCAGGACCCGGGCGACCGGGCGCGAGTTCCTGTTCACCAACACCCACCTGGACCCCTACAGCACCGCCAACCGGGCCTCGCAGTGGAAGCAGGCGGTCAACAAGGCCGTGCAGCTGCAGGGCGGCCGGCCGGTGATCGCCGTGGGCGACTACAACTCGACGAAGTACAGCACCTGGGCGCAGCAGATGCTGCCGTACACGAAGTCCAAGGGCTTCGGCGACGTCGTCAACCAGACCTACCGCACCAACCCGGTGACCGCCCCGCGCGCCGAGTCGACCGTCAACGGCTGGCTCAACTCGTTCAACCGCTACACGACCGACGCCAGCGTGTGGTCCTTCAGCACCAAGCGCACCAAGTCGGGCAACAACATCGACTGGATCTTCGCCACGAACTCGCTGCGGGTGAAGCAGTGGGAGGTCGTGGCCGACGTCGACCCGACCACCCTGCGGGTGCGGGGCACGCTGCCCTCGGACCACAACCTGGTGAGCGCGACGCTGGTGCTCCCCTAG
- a CDS encoding aromatic amino acid lyase — translation MEPRVIEAGEGSVVPVVDGQHLGLADIVAASRRTHPVTLAPDARARVARSQAYAAQAASERPVYGRSTGVGANRDVVVPDPDAQSLRLLRSHATSSGERRSTPRVRAMLTIRLNQLAADGNGIRPEVLDALAAMIAADALPPVREGGSVGTADLAALATTALVLAGEVRSVPPAPQTATFGPGDALTFMSSNAAVLADAALAVADLDRLARASLVVAAMDLAAVRGNLEAFSPAVEVATPFPGAQWVCRAVREMSDPTAEPARIQDPFGLRTLPQVHGALMDRLAFAETVVTTMANAPSENPIVSAELGVAHHGGFHAAYLVQSLDALVLALAQAAQLSLARLTMLAEPAYTGLHPFLGDGTPAASGVMIVEYSAASALAELRALATPAGTQVVTLSRGVEEDASFATLAARQALDAVARFRAVIAAELVASLRCLRMQDSHPPALARALNWLDEQDGGVPDTHDRDLTSDLLLAEELVGGLPDLVPAVRR, via the coding sequence ATGGAGCCTCGGGTCATCGAGGCGGGAGAGGGGTCGGTCGTGCCGGTCGTCGACGGGCAGCACCTGGGGCTGGCGGACATCGTCGCGGCATCGCGGCGCACCCATCCGGTGACGCTGGCGCCCGATGCCCGGGCACGCGTCGCCCGCTCCCAGGCGTACGCCGCGCAGGCGGCCTCCGAGCGTCCCGTCTACGGCCGCTCCACCGGCGTGGGCGCCAACCGCGACGTGGTCGTGCCCGACCCGGACGCCCAGTCGCTGCGGCTGCTGCGCTCCCACGCCACCAGCTCCGGCGAGCGCCGCTCCACGCCGCGGGTGCGGGCGATGCTCACCATCCGGCTCAACCAGCTCGCCGCCGACGGCAACGGCATCCGCCCCGAGGTCCTCGACGCCCTGGCCGCGATGATCGCCGCCGACGCCCTGCCCCCGGTGCGCGAGGGCGGCAGCGTCGGCACCGCCGACCTCGCGGCCCTGGCCACCACCGCGCTCGTCCTGGCCGGCGAGGTCCGCAGCGTGCCGCCCGCCCCGCAGACCGCCACCTTCGGGCCCGGCGACGCGCTCACCTTCATGTCGAGCAACGCCGCCGTGCTCGCCGACGCCGCCCTCGCCGTGGCCGACCTCGACCGGCTCGCCCGCGCCTCCCTGGTGGTGGCCGCGATGGACCTCGCCGCCGTCCGCGGCAACCTCGAGGCCTTCAGCCCCGCCGTCGAGGTCGCCACGCCGTTCCCCGGCGCCCAGTGGGTGTGCCGGGCGGTCCGCGAGATGTCGGACCCGACGGCCGAGCCCGCCCGCATCCAGGACCCCTTCGGGCTGCGGACCCTGCCGCAGGTGCACGGCGCGCTGATGGACCGGCTGGCGTTCGCCGAGACCGTGGTGACCACGATGGCCAACGCGCCCTCGGAGAACCCGATCGTCTCGGCCGAGCTGGGCGTGGCCCACCACGGCGGGTTCCACGCGGCGTACCTCGTGCAGTCCCTGGACGCCCTCGTCCTCGCCCTGGCCCAGGCCGCCCAGCTCAGCCTGGCCCGGCTGACGATGCTGGCGGAGCCGGCGTACACCGGGCTGCACCCGTTCCTCGGCGACGGCACCCCGGCCGCCTCGGGCGTGATGATCGTGGAGTACTCCGCCGCCTCCGCCCTCGCCGAGCTCCGCGCCCTGGCCACGCCCGCCGGCACCCAGGTGGTCACGCTCTCGCGCGGCGTCGAGGAGGACGCCTCCTTCGCCACCCTGGCCGCCCGCCAGGCCCTCGACGCCGTCGCCCGCTTCCGCGCCGTCATCGCCGCCGAGCTGGTCGCCTCGCTGCGCTGCCTGCGGATGCAGGACTCCCACCCCCCGGCCCTGGCCCGTGCCCTGAACTGGCTCGACGAGCAGGACGGCGGCGTCCCCGACACCCACGACCGCGACCTCACCTCCGACCTGCTCCTCGCCGAGGAGCTGGTCGGCGGCCTCCCCGACCTGGTGCCCGCCGTACGACGCTGA
- a CDS encoding ABC transporter permease, producing the protein MIGDVLGWLTDPAHWRSTNFDTGIWDQLVAHVGFSALALAVALVIGLPLGLWIGHTGRATWLVSVVNAVRALPTVGVLVLLVVVIAPNFYGRTNAGYLIPTEIVLVLLAVPPILSNAFAGVQNVSPAVRDAAFGMGMTGPQVLAKVELPNALPLIFSGFRSAALQVIATATIAAYVTLGGLGRFIYDGLAQQDYPQMISGGLLVAALALATDLLLALVQRYTVSRGLTGRTSRSSTQKGADSRSAVLTEELAAQGT; encoded by the coding sequence ATGATCGGCGACGTCCTCGGCTGGCTCACCGACCCGGCCCACTGGCGCAGCACCAACTTCGACACCGGCATCTGGGACCAGCTCGTGGCCCACGTCGGGTTCAGCGCGCTGGCCCTCGCGGTGGCGCTGGTGATCGGCCTGCCGCTCGGCCTGTGGATCGGCCACACCGGGCGGGCGACCTGGCTGGTGAGCGTGGTCAACGCCGTCCGGGCGCTGCCCACGGTCGGCGTGCTCGTGCTGCTCGTGGTGGTGATCGCGCCCAACTTCTACGGCCGCACGAACGCGGGCTACCTGATCCCGACCGAGATCGTGCTGGTGCTGCTGGCGGTCCCGCCGATCCTGTCCAACGCCTTCGCCGGCGTGCAGAACGTCTCCCCGGCCGTGCGCGACGCCGCCTTCGGCATGGGCATGACCGGGCCGCAGGTGCTGGCCAAGGTCGAGCTGCCCAACGCGCTCCCGCTCATCTTCTCGGGCTTCCGCTCCGCGGCGCTGCAGGTGATCGCGACCGCGACCATCGCGGCGTACGTCACCCTCGGCGGGCTCGGCCGCTTCATCTACGACGGCCTGGCCCAGCAGGACTACCCGCAGATGATCAGCGGCGGCCTGCTGGTGGCCGCGCTGGCGCTGGCCACCGACCTGCTGCTCGCGCTCGTCCAGCGCTACACCGTCTCGCGCGGCCTCACCGGCCGCACCTCGCGCTCCAGCACCCAGAAGGGAGCCGACTCCCGCTCCGCGGTCCTCACCGAGGAGCTGGCCGCCCAGGGCACGTGA
- a CDS encoding ABC transporter substrate-binding protein: MQRVVLAGQSSTEADVVTELYRLLLEQQGYRTRVEDLGPRDLFLPELRRGEVQLAADYLGQLTDALERETDGADAPSVATDDPAATLELLDGLARPLGLAPLKPALAEDVRSFAVTRAFARRHDLTTLGDLGRLDRRLVLAADTECATRDDCARGLARVYGIRPARIVPVGIDGGDTLEMLLRGDVQVAQVAATDGRLGRDVVLLEDDRSLQDAQNLVPVANAAWLREQPRVRAELARLADVLTTPALRSLNADVDLRGASPREAAQAWLEEEGLL; the protein is encoded by the coding sequence GTGCAGCGGGTCGTCCTGGCCGGCCAGAGCTCGACCGAGGCCGACGTGGTCACCGAGCTCTACCGGCTGCTGCTCGAGCAGCAGGGATACCGCACCCGGGTCGAGGACCTCGGTCCGCGCGACCTCTTCCTGCCCGAGCTGCGTCGCGGGGAGGTGCAGCTCGCCGCCGACTACCTCGGCCAGCTGACCGACGCCCTCGAGCGCGAGACCGACGGCGCCGACGCCCCGAGCGTCGCCACCGACGACCCCGCCGCCACCCTGGAGCTGCTCGACGGCCTCGCCCGCCCCCTGGGGCTGGCGCCGCTGAAGCCCGCCCTCGCCGAGGACGTCCGGTCCTTCGCGGTCACCCGCGCCTTCGCCCGCCGTCACGACCTGACCACGCTGGGCGACCTCGGGCGCCTCGACCGCCGGCTCGTGCTCGCCGCCGACACCGAGTGCGCCACCCGCGACGACTGCGCCCGCGGCCTGGCCCGTGTCTACGGCATCCGGCCGGCCCGCATCGTGCCCGTCGGCATCGACGGCGGCGACACCCTGGAGATGCTGCTGCGCGGCGACGTCCAGGTCGCCCAGGTCGCCGCGACCGACGGCCGGCTCGGCCGCGACGTCGTCCTGCTCGAGGACGACCGCAGCCTCCAGGACGCCCAGAACCTCGTCCCCGTGGCCAACGCCGCCTGGCTGCGCGAGCAGCCCCGCGTCCGTGCCGAGCTGGCCCGCCTCGCCGACGTCCTGACCACCCCCGCGCTGCGCTCCCTCAACGCCGACGTCGACCTCCGCGGCGCGAGCCCCCGCGAGGCCGCCCAGGCGTGGCTGGAGGAGGAGGGCCTGCTCTAG
- a CDS encoding glycine betaine ABC transporter substrate-binding protein: MKTTLIAAASAATLALTLAGCGSDSGSDSSSGSGSASGGGTIAEQMIFGGPPEFKTRADGIPGLEENYGVTFGKYTVTDVGGPVTVNALLRGQVDAADLFTTDPAIEANDFVILEDPKSNFAAQNIVPIINSEKATDGVKEILNQISDDLDTETLGELIGKVANDKEKPEDVAKTWLADEDLDASGDSAEGVSLTVGSANFTENIILAEIYAQALEAQGADVQTKLNIGSREKYYPALEQGSLDLFPEYTGTILTYIDKSATATSPEDVYAALGKALPKNLEALDYSEAQDSDAVVVTKETAEKFDLETIADLAKNAG, translated from the coding sequence ATGAAGACCACGCTCATCGCCGCAGCGTCCGCTGCGACCCTCGCGCTCACCCTCGCCGGGTGCGGCTCCGACTCCGGCTCGGACTCGAGCTCGGGCTCCGGGTCCGCCTCGGGCGGCGGCACCATCGCCGAGCAGATGATCTTCGGCGGCCCGCCGGAGTTCAAGACCCGCGCCGACGGCATCCCCGGTCTGGAGGAGAACTACGGCGTGACGTTCGGCAAGTACACCGTCACCGACGTCGGTGGTCCCGTGACCGTCAACGCGCTGCTCCGCGGCCAGGTCGACGCCGCCGACCTGTTCACCACCGACCCGGCCATCGAGGCCAACGACTTCGTCATCCTCGAGGACCCCAAGAGCAACTTCGCGGCGCAGAACATCGTGCCGATCATCAACTCCGAGAAGGCGACCGACGGCGTCAAGGAGATCCTCAACCAGATCTCCGACGACCTCGACACCGAGACCCTCGGCGAGCTCATCGGCAAGGTGGCCAACGACAAGGAGAAGCCCGAGGACGTCGCCAAGACGTGGCTCGCCGACGAGGACCTCGACGCGTCCGGCGACTCGGCCGAGGGCGTCTCCCTGACCGTGGGCTCGGCCAACTTCACCGAGAACATCATCCTGGCCGAGATCTACGCCCAGGCCCTCGAGGCCCAGGGCGCCGACGTGCAGACCAAGCTCAACATCGGCAGCCGGGAGAAGTACTACCCGGCGCTCGAGCAGGGCTCGCTCGACCTGTTCCCGGAGTACACCGGCACGATCCTGACCTACATCGACAAGAGCGCCACCGCCACCAGCCCCGAGGACGTGTACGCCGCCCTGGGCAAGGCGCTGCCGAAGAACCTCGAGGCGCTCGACTACTCCGAGGCCCAGGACAGCGACGCCGTCGTGGTCACCAAGGAGACGGCCGAGAAGTTCGACCTCGAGACCATCGCCGACCTGGCCAAGAACGCCGGCTGA